CGTCGCCCACGACCTTGCGCAGCTGACCGCGCGCCCTGTGCAAAGCCTCGGCCGCCTGGGCGTAGTCGGGTTCGTCGTTGATGTCGCGCCCGCGCGCCGTGTAGTACACGGTGGCGTCGTGGAGGTCGCCCGTCAGCCGCACGTCGGTGATGGTCACCAGCTCGAGGCGGCGGTCCTTCACCTGGCGCTCGATCGCCCGGGCGACGATCTCCTGGATGCGCTTGGCCAGGCGTTGTGCACGAGGGTTCTCAGCCATCTCATCTCCTTATGACACGGGCGGATGTGGTTCCCCGTCATCCTACAGCGCGCCCAATCGCCTCCCGAAACGGGCGAAAGGCCCCGCCCCCACGGCAGGAGACGGAGCCTTTTTCGCTTTTCGACGCCCCTAGGTGCGCGGCACCTCGACCGTCTCGTAGACCTGGATCTCGTCGTCGACCTGGATGTCCGGGTAGGACAGCACCATGCCGCACTCGTAGCCCTTGTCCACTTCGGTGACGTCGTCCTTCTCCCGGCGCAGCGAATCGATGGTCGCGTCCGGGGTGATGACGTTGCCGTCGCGCACCAGGCGGCACTTCGCATTGCGACGCACCTTGCCGTCGGTGACCATGCAGCCGGCGATGAGGCCCACCGCGGACGCCTTGAAGATCTGGCGGATCTCCGCGGTACCGAGGTCGCGCTCCTCGTAGATCGGCTTGAGCATGCCCTTGAGCGCGCTCTCCACCTCCTCGATGACCTTGTAGATCACCGAGTAGTAGCGGATCTCCACGCCCTCGTTGTTCGCTTCCTCGGTCGCCTTGCCCTCGGCGCGCACGTTGAAGGCGACGATCACGGCGTCGGACGCCGCGGCGAGCACCACGTTGGTCTGGGTCACGGCACCGACACCGCGGTCGATGATGTTGACCTCGACCTCGTCGTCGACCTCGATCTTGAGCAGCGCCTCCTCGAGGGCTTCCACCGAACCGGCGTTGTCGCCCTTGAGGATGAGGTTGAGCTGGCTGGTCTCCTTGAGCGCCTGGTCCAGGTTCTCGAGGGAGACGCGCTTCTTCGTCCGCGCCTGCTGAGCGGAGCGCATGCGGGCATCGCGCTGCGCCGCGATCTGGCGGGCAACGCGGTCGTCCTCGACCACGAGCAGGTTATCGCCGGGGCCCGGCACGCCGTTCAGCCCCTGCACCTGCACCGGACGCGACGGCCCGGCCTCCTCGACGTCGTTGCCCCACTCGTCGACCATGCGGCGCACGCGGCCGTAGTTGCCGCCGACAACGATCGAGTCGCCGACACGCAGGGTGCCGCGCTGCACGATGACCGTGGACACTGGGCCGCGGCCACGGTCGAGGTTCGACTCGATAGCAATGCCCTGGGCGTCCATGTCGGGGTTAGCGCGCAGGTCCAGAGCCGCATCCGCGGTGAGCAGGACGGCCTCGAGCAGGTCGTCGATACCAGTGCCCTGCTTCGCCGAGATGTCGATGAACATGGTGTCGCCGCCGTACTCCTCGGGCACGAGCCCGTACTCGGTGAGCTGCCCGCGGATCTTGTCCGGCTGGGCCTCCGGCTTATCTACCTTGTTCACAGCGACCACGATCGGCAGCTCAGCCGCCTTGGCGTGGTTGATCGCCTCCACGGTCTGCGGCATGACGCCGTCGTCCGCCGCCACGACCAGGATGGCCAGGTCAGTCGACTTGGCACCGCGGGCGCGCATGGCGGTAAACGCCTCGTGGCCCGGGGTATCCAGGAACGTGATCCGGCGCGACTCGTCCTCCAGCGTGACGGTGGTCTGGTACGCACCGATGCCCTGGGTGATACCACCGGCCTCGCCCGAACCGACGTTCGCGCGTCGGATCGAGTCCAGCAGGCGGGTCTTGCCGTGGTCGACGTGACCCATGACGGAGACCACCGGCGGGCGGTACTCCAGGTCCTCCTCGCCGCCTTCGTCCTCGCCGAACTGAAGGTCGAAGGACTCGAGCAGCTCGCGATCCTCGTCCTCCGGGGAGACGATCTTGACCTCGTAGTTGATCTCCGCGCCTAGGATCTGCAGGGTCTCCTCCGGCACGGACTGCGTCGCTGTGACCATCTCGCCGAGGTTGAACAGGGCCTGGACCAGGTTCGACGCCTCGGTGCCGATCTTCTCCGCGAAGTCGCTCAGCGTCGCGCCCTGGCGCAGCCGGACGGTCTTGCCGCCGCCGTCGGGAAGCCGCACGCCGCCGACGACGTTCGGTGCGTGCATCTCCTCGTACTCGTGGCGCTTCTGACGCTTCGACTTACGCCCGCGCCCCGGAGCGCCGCCGGGACGACCGAACGCGCCGGCGGTCCCACCGCGGCGGCCGCCGCGACCCCGGAAACCACCGCCATGGCCGGGTCCCCCCGGCCCACGGCCACGGCCGCCGCCCTGGCCACCGCGGCCACGGCCGGCATTCGCCGACTTGGCAGGCATCTGAGCCGGGTTCGGCGCCATATCAGCCGGCGTCGGTCGCCGACCAGACCCCGGGCGCGGGGCCGGACGCTGCCCCTGTCCGCCGGGGCGCGGCCCGCCCTGCGAGCCACCCTGGCCGCGGCCACGGCCGCCGCCACCCGCGCCACCGGGACGGGGGGCGGGCCGGGGGCCACCGGTGTTGGAGGAAAACGGGTTGTTCGCCACACGCGGGCGGCCACCGGGCTTCGGCACCGGCCGCGGCATAGAACCCGGGGTGGGCGCGCCAGTCTTGGCGCCGGGCTTCGGCGCACCGGGTTTCGGAGCGCCGGGCTTGGCCGCACCAGGCTTGGTCGCACCAGGCTTGGCCGCAGCAGCGCCGGGTTTCGGCGTGCCGGGCTTAGGTGCACCGGCTTCGGGTTCACCAGGCTTGGTCGCACCAGGCTTGGCCGCAGCAGCGCCGGGTTTCGGCGTGCCGGGCTTAGGTGCACCGGCTTCGGGTTCACCAGGCTTCGGCGCACCGGGCTTGGGGGCGCGAGGCTTGGGCGCGCCAGGCTTGGGCGCGCCAGGCTTGGGCGCACCAGACTTGGGCGCACCAGACTTGGGAGCGGCAGCACCGGGTTTCGGCGCCGGCTTTTGACCCTTGCCTTCGGCGGAGCTCTGTCCGGACTTTTCTCCGTAGAACTCCCTCATCTTCTTCACCACCGGCGGTTCGATGGTGGACGATGCCGTCTTCACAAACTCGCCCTGCTCCTTGAGCGTGGCGAGCAGTTCCTTACTTGTTACTCCGAGCTGTTTTGCCAGTTCGTGAACGCGTAGCTTTCCGGGCACGTGTCTCCTTGTTGTTTCTGCTAGGTGACAGCGGCCCGTGAAGGCTACTGACCCCTAGTCGTTGTCAATGACTGTCATCGCTGATGCTGCTTCATGGTTGCGTACTCATCAGTGTTCGGTCTTCCTTACTTCTTGTGGGTCTCCCGCGTGTTCCGCGAGGTACGTCCGTACATGACCTAAGTCCACCGGGGCGGACATGCGGAGCGCGCGGGCGAACGCCCGCCGCTTCTCCGCCAGCTCGAACGCCTCCCACGTCGGAGTGATCCATGCGCCCCTGCCAGGCAGCGAGCGCGTCGGGTCCGCCAAGACCCGCCCGGACCCCGCGGGATCGGCGACGAGACGCAAAAGCTGCGTGTCGTGCGCCGCGCGGCGGGTGG
This is a stretch of genomic DNA from Corynebacterium auris. It encodes these proteins:
- the rbfA gene encoding 30S ribosome-binding factor RbfA, with product MAENPRAQRLAKRIQEIVARAIERQVKDRRLELVTITDVRLTGDLHDATVYYTARGRDINDEPDYAQAAEALHRARGQLRKVVGDELGVRFTPTLAFEQDTVPEASARMEELLSRARERDAELAKLRENATPAGEGNPYKTTDI
- the infB gene encoding translation initiation factor IF-2, which produces MPGKLRVHELAKQLGVTSKELLATLKEQGEFVKTASSTIEPPVVKKMREFYGEKSGQSSAEGKGQKPAPKPGAAAPKSGAPKSGAPKPGAPKPGAPKPRAPKPGAPKPGEPEAGAPKPGTPKPGAAAAKPGATKPGEPEAGAPKPGTPKPGAAAAKPGATKPGAAKPGAPKPGAPKPGAKTGAPTPGSMPRPVPKPGGRPRVANNPFSSNTGGPRPAPRPGGAGGGGRGRGQGGSQGGPRPGGQGQRPAPRPGSGRRPTPADMAPNPAQMPAKSANAGRGRGGQGGGRGRGPGGPGHGGGFRGRGGRRGGTAGAFGRPGGAPGRGRKSKRQKRHEYEEMHAPNVVGGVRLPDGGGKTVRLRQGATLSDFAEKIGTEASNLVQALFNLGEMVTATQSVPEETLQILGAEINYEVKIVSPEDEDRELLESFDLQFGEDEGGEEDLEYRPPVVSVMGHVDHGKTRLLDSIRRANVGSGEAGGITQGIGAYQTTVTLEDESRRITFLDTPGHEAFTAMRARGAKSTDLAILVVAADDGVMPQTVEAINHAKAAELPIVVAVNKVDKPEAQPDKIRGQLTEYGLVPEEYGGDTMFIDISAKQGTGIDDLLEAVLLTADAALDLRANPDMDAQGIAIESNLDRGRGPVSTVIVQRGTLRVGDSIVVGGNYGRVRRMVDEWGNDVEEAGPSRPVQVQGLNGVPGPGDNLLVVEDDRVARQIAAQRDARMRSAQQARTKKRVSLENLDQALKETSQLNLILKGDNAGSVEALEEALLKIEVDDEVEVNIIDRGVGAVTQTNVVLAAASDAVIVAFNVRAEGKATEEANNEGVEIRYYSVIYKVIEEVESALKGMLKPIYEERDLGTAEIRQIFKASAVGLIAGCMVTDGKVRRNAKCRLVRDGNVITPDATIDSLRREKDDVTEVDKGYECGMVLSYPDIQVDDEIQVYETVEVPRT
- a CDS encoding YlxR family protein, with product MDPRARRRATPVRTRTCIATRRAAHDTQLLRLVADPAGSGRVLADPTRSLPGRGAWITPTWEAFELAEKRRAFARALRMSAPVDLGHVRTYLAEHAGDPQEVRKTEH